Part of the Sulfoacidibacillus ferrooxidans genome, AGTTGAATCAGAAATTGTGATGAATCAAATAAACAACTATCTGGACCACGGTTGTGAAGGCAATCTCACAAGACCTATCAACCTTTCAGCGGGATGTTCCAATTCTAGTGAAGCCAATTTTGATATGGATCATCTCATAACGATGGCAGATCGACGAATGTATGAGATGAAGCGTTCATACAAAACAAGGAGGGGAAGAATTCTTTGAAATTTTTTGATCTAAGCGTTCCAATTAGTAATCGCGCAGCTGAACCCAATCCACCACATATCATGTATCACGGACATGAAGAAGGTGCTAAGCAAGCGGCTGATGCTTTAGGTGTGCCGATACATGCATTCCCAAATGGACAAGCATGGGCAGTAGAGACTATAACAATCAGTACACATAATGGTACCCATATGGATGCTCCATACCATTATGGACCCTTATCAGAAGGCAGACCAGCACGTACGATCGATTTGATGCCACTTGAATTATGCTATAGCGATGGTGTAGTTCTTGACTTTAGTAAGAAAGCCCCGGGAACTAGTATTGAAGTGCAGGATATTAAAGAAGCTTTACAGTCGATATCCTACACGCTAAAACCACTGGATATGGTACTTATAAGAACAGATGCCGATAAATTATTTTTCGACCCTTCCTATTTTTCAGCACACGCAGGTATGAGCGCATCTGCAACACGCTATCTTCTTGAGCAAGGTGTTAAAGTAACAGGGACAGACGGCTGGGGATGGGATATTCCTCTTACCATCCAAGCAGATCAATATCGTGCCACAGGGGATTCAAGTGTATTATGGGAGGCACATTATGTAGGAACACAGATGGAATACTGGCACATAGAAAAATTATCCAATTTAGATAAGTTACCTCACCCATTCGGATTTAAAATAGCTGCATTTCCCATTCTTATCGAGGGGGCATCTGGTGCTTGGGTGCGGCCCGTGGCAATCTTCCCTTAAGCTCATCGTGATGGTAATAAGTTCTTAGTACTTAGGGTTGGCATACCTAAGCCTAGCCAACTTAATGGTATATACACCAGACTCATTTTATGGGAACCACGAAGAAAAGAGGACAGTTAGAGTAACTCATTAAATAGTAGACGTACTAGAATAATCGATGTGAAACAGTGGAGAAGAGTCGACACAAGTAAATGTCGGCACTTCTCACATCATCAAACGGAAACTTGGAGCTTCCTTATCCACAAACTATATACTCCAGCTGCAACCAAACCAGCAACTACAGGCAGCGGCAATATCGTGATAAATAAGGATACATTCCACATCCCTCCTACAATCCCGATGATTAACCCAATGGCAAAGGCAAATATGGCAGGCCAATTAAACATATGTGATGCTGTTTGTACAGGGGTAAAGAATTCATTTGCAGGAGTTTGACGCTTTTGCACAAAAATCCAATCGACAATCATAATAAATGTAAATGGTACGATGACATCTCCAATGGCATCAAGAAATCCAGAGACATGATTGAGAATACCCATAATAGCGAGTATGGTGCTTAACAGTCCTAAAATCAGTGTTGCAATAGGTTGCATCAAGCGATGTGGACGCCAAATGGTATTAAGCGCAACAAGTAAATCCACTGTTGACGGATAGAGATTCATTGCGTTTGTATGAATAATGGCTAAGGCAACTCCCACTGCTGCAAGCATTCCCCATACCGGAATATGGGGTCCAAGTAATGCAACATTCCAATTGCCAGTAGCTTGTTGTGAGTCCATTCCTATGATCGCCATAACTAAAACAGCAGTCATAATACCCACAGAGGGGGCTAGAAAATACATAACATGTTTACGACCACTGTTTTTTGGCACACAGAACCGGGAAACTGTGGAGAGCTTATATGTCCAAGCCAAAATAGAAAAAGCGACAATGGTGGTTATGGCCGCCCCCCATTGCATGGATTCTGAAGCTTGTGGAGAGTGGATATGAAAATGCGAGTATAAATACCATGTTAATGCACCGTAACATACGAGCAAGAGTATGGATGTGTAGCGATAAAAATACTCGAGCCACTTCATCCCAAAAAGAACTAAGATCACTTGGACGATACCAATTATCCAGAACCACATGCTACCATTGGCATGGAAAATACCATTCAATACGTCTCCTGCGACTGCTGTGTTTAATCC contains:
- a CDS encoding cyclase family protein → MKFFDLSVPISNRAAEPNPPHIMYHGHEEGAKQAADALGVPIHAFPNGQAWAVETITISTHNGTHMDAPYHYGPLSEGRPARTIDLMPLELCYSDGVVLDFSKKAPGTSIEVQDIKEALQSISYTLKPLDMVLIRTDADKLFFDPSYFSAHAGMSASATRYLLEQGVKVTGTDGWGWDIPLTIQADQYRATGDSSVLWEAHYVGTQMEYWHIEKLSNLDKLPHPFGFKIAAFPILIEGASGAWVRPVAIFP
- a CDS encoding purine-cytosine permease family protein — encoded protein: MKNNVIQESRDVGFWKSTMNEIETVGVLPVPLEQRTMTSGKLFVVWLMASASAMTPLLGSLLFHFGMTDMIVAIIMSWIIAFIPAGLFSEMGREVPLTGLIVARKTYGNIGAFLFSILFTFVNMGWFGLNTAVAGDVLNGIFHANGSMWFWIIGIVQVILVLFGMKWLEYFYRYTSILLLVCYGALTWYLYSHFHIHSPQASESMQWGAAITTIVAFSILAWTYKLSTVSRFCVPKNSGRKHVMYFLAPSVGIMTAVLVMAIIGMDSQQATGNWNVALLGPHIPVWGMLAAVGVALAIIHTNAMNLYPSTVDLLVALNTIWRPHRLMQPIATLILGLLSTILAIMGILNHVSGFLDAIGDVIVPFTFIMIVDWIFVQKRQTPANEFFTPVQTASHMFNWPAIFAFAIGLIIGIVGGMWNVSLFITILPLPVVAGLVAAGVYSLWIRKLQVSV